One window of Deltaproteobacteria bacterium genomic DNA carries:
- a CDS encoding c-type cytochrome gives MAAALAVVGMGYLGCDKLEPNAFPLTPATMAQHFPDMNDVLARAAAPAGREPNEKVEKLKLRSGDQLFVANGCIACHNPAGGAFYANLAAAGRDPTKGPERIAAWIRNPQSFKPGTAMPPFGALVNETDAMTLGVWIKAGNPKPPTAPTPPSN, from the coding sequence ATGGCCGCCGCCCTCGCGGTGGTGGGCATGGGCTACCTGGGCTGCGACAAGCTCGAGCCGAACGCTTTTCCGCTGACGCCGGCCACGATGGCGCAGCACTTCCCCGACATGAACGACGTGCTCGCGCGCGCTGCAGCCCCGGCGGGCCGCGAGCCCAACGAGAAGGTGGAGAAGCTGAAGCTGCGCTCGGGCGACCAGCTCTTCGTCGCCAACGGCTGCATCGCCTGCCACAACCCGGCGGGCGGCGCGTTCTACGCCAACCTCGCCGCGGCCGGCCGCGACCCGACCAAGGGCCCCGAGCGCATCGCCGCGTGGATTCGCAATCCGCAGAGCTTCAAGCCCGGCACGGCGATGCCGCCGTTCGGCGCGCTGGTGAACGAGACCGACGCCATGACGCTCGGCGTGTGGATCAAGGCCGGCAACCCCAAGCCGCCCACCGCGCCGACCCCGCCGTCGAACTGA